The Trichosurus vulpecula isolate mTriVul1 chromosome 4, mTriVul1.pri, whole genome shotgun sequence genome contains a region encoding:
- the GNL3L gene encoding guanine nucleotide-binding protein-like 3-like protein produces MTKRRSRPAARRHGTKPGRPAPRGGPSGAGAAAQPRREAELRRQRQEELREQQRAARAAEKGVRRSLEGLQCEALRKQREHEQRELTLRALEQRPPPQLEREASRKAYYREFRKVVDAADVVLEVLDARDPQSCRCPQVEQAVLQAGGGKKLVLVLNKIDLVPKELVQKWLAYLRHELPTVAFKASTQQQSRHLQQSRVPARRASAELLGTAACVGADCLMNVLGNYCRSQDLRTAIRVGVVGFPNVGKSSLINSLKRARACSVGATPGVTKCLQEVHLDKHVTLLDSPGIVLAAPTSDTALILRHCLRVEQLADPVAPVEAIVRRCSPGQLARHYGIPDFSTTGEFLVLLARRLGRLKKGGTPDQEKAAKAVLTDWMNGKISYFTHPPETHKLPTHISAEIVSEMGKAFDFEALERGNMEALASMPQGPVSIEQKPFNLTSETEEEMLEEEEEEFWDAREDLEDCMDEDKDPEFGTITVELKGSKSKKPTEVEQKQPQAPKLEEIWALDPLHQGQGLAAACKRRKKLQKRANKLATKLSDSLVAALDLTIADA; encoded by the coding sequence ATGACCAAGCGCCGATCCCGACCGGCGGCCCGGCGCCACGGCACCAAGCCGGGCCGGCCGGCCCCGCGTGGAGGGCCGTCGGGGGCCGGCGCGGCCGCGCAGCCTCGCCGGGAGGCCGAGCTGAGGAGGCAGCGGCAGGAGGAGCTGCGTGAGCAGCAGCGCGCCGCCCGCGCCGCGGAGAAGGGCGTGCGGCGCAGCCTGGAGGGCCTCCAGTGTGAGGCGCTGCGCAAGCAGCGCGAGCACGAGCAGCGCGAGCTCACCCTGCGGGCCCTGGAGCAGCGGCCGCCCCCACAGCTGGAGCGTGAGGCCTCCCGCAAGGCCTATTACCGCGAGTTCCGCAAGGTGGTGGACGCGGCCGATGTGGTCCTGGAGGTCCTGGATGCCCGCGACCCGCAGAGCTGCCGCTGTCCACAGGTGGAGCAGGCCGTGCTGCAGGCGGGCGGCGGCAAGAAGCTGGTACTGGTGCTCAACAAGATCGACCTGGTGCCCAAGGAGCTGGTGCAAAAGTGGCTGGCCTACCTGCGCCACGAGCTCCCCACCGTGGCCTTCAAGGCATCCACGCAGCAGCAGAGCCGCCACCTGCAGCAGAGCAGGGTCCCCGCCCGGCGGGCCTCGGCCGAGCTGCTGGGCACCGCGGCCTGCGTGGGCGCCGACTGCCTCATGAACGTCCTGGGCAACTACTGCCGCAGCCAGGACCTCCGCACCGCCATCCGCGTGGGCGTCGTGGGCTTCCCCAACGTGGGCAAGAGCAGCCTCATTAACAGCCTCAAGAGGGCCCGCGCGTGTAGCGTGGGCGCCACACCCGGCGTCACCAAGTGCCTGCAGGAGGTCCACCTGGACAAGCACGTCACGCTGCTGGACTCCCCGGGCATCGTCCTGGCTGCCCCCACCTCGGACACTGCCCTCATCCTGCGCCACTGCCTCCGGGTGGAGCAGCTGGCCGACCCCGTGGCCCCCGTGGAGGCAATCGTGCGCCGCTGCAGCCCTGGACAGCTTGCACGCCACTACGGCATCCCCGACTTCAGCACCACGGGGGAGTTTCTGGTGCTCCTGGCCAGGAGGCTGGGGAGGCTGAAAAAGGGGGGCACCCCGGACCAGGAGAAAGCGGCCAAGGCTGTGCTGACCGACTGGATGAACGGGAAGATCAGCTACTTTACCCACCCACCCGAGACTCACAAGCTGCCCACTCATATCAGCGCAGAAATCGTGTCCGAGATGGGCAAAGCCTTTGACTTTGAGGCTCTGGAGCGGGGCAACATGGAAGCCTTGGCCAGCATGCCCCAGGGGCCTGTCAGCATTGAGCAGAAGCCTTTCAACCTCACCAGTGAGACAGAAGAAGAGAtgctagaggaggaggaggaggagttctGGGATGCCAGAGAAGACCTAGAGGATTGCATGGATGAAGACAAAGATCCGGAGTTTGGTACCATAACCGTGGAGCTGAAAGGCAGCAAGAGCAAGAAGCCAACAGAGGTGGAACAGAAGCAACCCCAAGCCCCAAAACTAGAAGAAATCTGGGCCCTGGATCCTCTCCATCAAGGGCAGGGCCTGGCTGCAGCCTGCAAGAGGAGGAAAAAGCTGCAGAAGAGAGCAAATAAACTTGCAACAAAGCTGTCTGACAGCCTAGTGGCTGCATTGGACTTAACTATTGCAGATGCATGA